ATCTTCATCGCCTCGAACGCGATTCTGCTGTTCATCGAAAACCAGCCGATTGACCGTCACGACCCTGTCAATCCGCCCGTAAGCCTGCTGTCGAATACGCGCTTCCTGCGTTTCCTCCTCGTGGTTGGACTGGGCGTCTTCGCCATGTATCTCGCCCAGCCGCTCGCACCCAATTTCCTGCGGACCGAGCGCGGACTTTCTCTGAGCCAGGCGGGACTGATCTTCACCGCGGGCGCTTTCGGCAACGCCCTATTAAGTTTCCTGCTCGGACAGATTTCCCCGCGCGCGGGGTATCCGATCTCGCAGGCTTTGGTGGGACTGTTCGCCTTTCTCCTGTGGCGCGGCGGCGGACTGCCCCTGTTCGCGCTCGGCTATTTTCTGCTGGGCGGATTCCGCGCCGCGCGTCCGCTGGCGCTGGCGCAGGCGCGCGAGCTCATCCACGAATCGCAAATGGGATTATCCTACGGTATGATGGAGACCGTCGCCGCGATCGTTTTCATTCTGACGCCGCCGCTGGCGGGATACTTGTACGAACGCGACCCGTACCTCGTGTATCCCATCGCCATCGGGTTGATCTCCCTCTCTGTCCTCGTCGCCGTCCTCTTCGCCCCGCGCCCTCAACCGCTGGCGACCGATCGCTGAAAACAGGATTTAGCCATGCTGGAAATTGTCTCTTTCACCCTCGGCCCCGCGCAGACCAACGCCTATCTGGTCGCCGATCCCGATACGCGGGACGCGGCCGTCATTGACCCCGCCTGGGACGGGAGGCGGATCCTGTCCGCGGCGCAGGCGCGCGGCTGGCGTATCGCCCATCTCTGGTACACGCACGCCCACTTCGACCACATCGGCGGCGCGGCCGAAATCGCCGACGCGCTCAATCCCCTGCCGCTCGTCGCCCTCCATCCCAGCGACCACGTGCTGTGGCGCGCGGGCGGAGGCGGCGCCTACTTCGGCTTTAAGATTGACCCAGGCCCCGAACCCGCGATTGACTTCACGCACGGTCAAATCCTACGTTTGGGCGGATCCCGTTTCGAGGTCCGCTACACCCCGGGACATACGCCCGGCCACTGCGTGTTGTACTGCGCTGACGCCAACGTTTGTTTCTGCGGAGACTTGATCTTCGCGGGTTCGGTCGGCCGCACCGACCTGCCCGGCGGCGATTGGGACACCCTCGAAAAAAGCATTCGCGAACAGATTTACACCCTCCCCGACGAGACGCGCCTGCTTTCGGGACATGGGGAGGAGACAACGGTGGGAAAAGAGAAACGCTACAACCCCTTTGTGAGCGCGTGAGCGCTGTCTCGTCATTGCGAGCGGAGCGACGCAATGACGGGATTAGAGTTTCTTCATCGCGGAAGCAAAGTCTTCGGGATATTCTGCATCGAAGGCGACAGTCTCGCCAGCAGCGGGATGCGTAAACGCCAGCGACCGCGCGTGGAGCGCGGGACGCGAGATGAGCGCGCGGCGCGGGCCGCGTCCGCTGGGCGGGGACGCGCCGTAGAGCGAATCTCCCAGCAGCGGATGTCCCAACTCCGCGGCGTGGACGCGCACCTGATGCGTCCGTCCCGTTTCGGGGACCGCCTCCAGCAGGCAGAAGCCGTCGAAGCGCTCGAGGACGCGGAAATGTGTCACGGACGGTTTGCCCGCGCGGTTGTCCACCACGGTGCGATGTTTGTGTCCCACGTTTGCGCGCAGGGGGTGACGCGCGGTGTGCTCGTCCCATTTGGGATTCCCCTTCACGAGCGCGTGATAGACTTTCTTCACTTCATGTTTCTCGAATTGGAGACTGAGCGAGCGATGCGCCTCCGCCGTCCGCGCGAAGACGATGACCCCGCTGGTGAATTTGTCGAGGCGGTGGACGATCCAGATTTTCCCGTATTCGGTTTCCAGCATCTTCACGAGATAAGGCGCGGCTCTGTCCCAGCCATCGGGCAGGACGGGCAGCCCCGCAGGTTTATCGAGGACGATGATCTGTTCGTCAAGATGCAAAATATGCATAAAGCCATCCGCCTGTCCACTGCTCACTGTCCACTGATCACTGATTACTGTCCACTGCTCACTGATCACTGACTCCCTCACCCCGTCCCAAACTGACGGTCGCCCGCGTCGCCCAGCCCAGGGACGATGTAGGCGCGCTCGTTCAGGCGTTCGTCAATCGCGGCGATGTGGATGTCAATGTTGGGATGCGCCGTCTGCATGGCTTTGATCCCCTCGGGCGCGGCGATCAGTCCTACATATTTGATCTTTTTCACGCCCCAATGCTTCAACACCTCGGCGGCGGCGGTGGCCGAACCGCCTGTCGCCAGCATCGGGTCCAGGATGATGCAGACCGAGACGGTCGGCTCGACGGGGAGTTTGTTGTAATACTGCACGGGCTTGAGCGTCTTCTCGTCGCGGTACAGCCCGATGTGCCAGACTTCCGCGCTGGGCATCAACTCCCAGAAGCCCTCGACCATGCCCAGTCCCGCGCGCAGGACGGGGACGAGGCCGATGGTCTCTTTCAGCTGCGCGCCCGTCATTTTGGCGAGCGGAGTCTCGAGTTCACGCGGGACCGTTTGGAGGTCCGCGGTGGCTTCGTACGCCAGCAGCGCGGCGATCTCGCGGACGAGTTCTCGGAATCTCTTCGAGTCGGTGTGTTTGTCGCGCAAGAGCGATAATTTGTGGGCCACCAGCGGGTGTTTGGACTCAAAGACGTTTGTCATTCGGCCTCCTGAAATGGGGACGTGATTTCCCTCGGAAACGCCCTCTTCACGGGGAAGAGCGCATAAGGTGAGTTAATTATAGTCCGCAAGGTGATATTTGACCCGTGACTTATCGCCCGTTTTTTGCTACATTGGTAGAAACAAGGAGCGCGCCATGAAACTTTCAGGTTTGCACATCCTTTTGACCTGGCAATGCACCTACGAGTGCGCCCATTGCTTTGTGTGGGGCAGCCCGCGGCAGAAAGGCGCGTTGACGCTGGAGCAGGTGGAGGAGATCCTCAAACAGGCCAGGGACGCGGGCGTCCGTTCCATTTACTTCGAGGGCGGCGAGCCGTTCCTGTATTACGCCATCCTGGCAAAGGGCGCGCGCATCGCCTCGGAGATGGGCTTTTCGGTGGGCATCGTCAGCAACGCGTATTGGGCCAACTCGGTGGCCGACGCCATGGAAAACCTCCAGCCCTTCGCGGGGCGCATTGACGACCTGACCGTGAGCGGCGACGAATATCACTGCGGCGAATGTTTCGGCGATTGCCCGCAAAACGCGCTGGTCGCGGCCAAGTGGCTGGGCATCCCAACGGGACTGATTTCCATCGCGCAGCCCGAAGGTCACGCGCCCGAAACGCACGGCCAGCTTCGGGACGAGGGACAGGTCATGTACCGCGGCCGCGCCGTCCAACTTGTCGGGCGCGCCGCGCTGCATCCGTGGGAGACGTTCGCCGAATGTCCGCACGAAGACCTGCGCGACCCTGGCCGCGTCCACGTGGACCCGCTCGGCAACCTCCACCTCTGCCAGGGCCTCGTCATCGGCAACCTGTTCGAAAAACCGCTGCGCCAGATCTGCGCCCAATACGACGGCGACTCGCATCCGATCTGCGGACCGCTCCTCTCAGGCGGGCCAGCCGCGCTCGTCACGGAATACGGCCTCGACCACGCGCCGCGCTACGCCGACGCCTGTCACCTGTGCTACGAAATGCGGACGGCGCTACGCGCCCGCTTCCCCGCGCTGCTCGCGCCCGATCAAATGTACGGGGTGGAACCGTAACGCGAAAAGGCATCCGAAGCCGCCATGACTTCGGATGCCTGCTTTTACCCGACAAACTTGACGGTGACCGCTTCGTGTCCCCGCGCGTGGACTGCGACTTCGCCGCCTCTCCCGACCTTGAGGCGGGCGACTGTTTCCTCGGCCATGTTCACCCTTTCGGCTTTCGCGAACTTCCGCCACGGCGCGAGCGTGACCTGGATCTCCTCGCCGCCGAGGTTGCAGCCGCGGACGATCCAGCCGCTGCCGTCCTCCGCCTCTTTCACCGCGCTGAGGAGGAACGCGGCGTTGTCCACGCGGACGAACGACCCGCTGGCGGGAAGCGTCCCCGCGTGGAGGCCCGTCGAGACCGCGCGGAGGGGGGTATCGAAATTCCAGGCTTGCTGGTAGGACCAATTGCCGCTTTCTCCTACAATGATCGAATAATCGAATTCCCACTCTCCGAGCATCTGCGCGTTGGGCGTCTCGAGGAACGGCCCAGCGTGGTTCTTGCGCGTGGAGAAGTCGTCGCGCGAGAGCCAGCCGACGCAGCGGAGGAGGGTGAGGGCGATCTCGATTCCGTCGCCAGATTTTCTTTCCAATACTTCGACCTCGGGCAGGCCGCGATTCGCGAGGGTCAACGCGTCGCGGCCGTCCGAAACTGACGTGAACGAGCGCTGGTGGGTTTCGGGACGCGGCTGCTCCGCCCAACTGTCGTCGAATTCGGGGACGCCGATGGGACGTTTGACGATCTCGAAGTGACCGTCGTGGCTCGCGGCGTCCGTGTGGAACGGCGCGGGGAAGCAGACGCGCAGGCGATGGTCTTTGGCGCGGTTGTCGACGCGGGTGTGGATGTCCGCGCGCGGCACGCCCGTCGTCAGCGTGACCGTCGTCGTGACGAGGAGTTCCACAGTCTCTTTTGAGCGCGACTTTCGATCCGCGCTCAGGCTGGCGGGGACGGTCAGCGCCAGCGCGGCGGTCATGGTCTGCTGGACGGGGCCGCGCGCGAGCGTCACGCCGCGCAGGGTCGCGGAGTCCGCTGCGAGGTCGGAGGGAGGCGGGGAGAAGTTGTATTCGTCGCCGCAGTCGCCCGAGTCCACGAAGCGGTTGAGGCCGCGGTAAACCCGTCCCGTTGTTTTGTCGGTGACGGCGAGGGTGGCATCGCGGGTCAGTTCGACGGAGAGAAATTCGTTCTCGATGACGTAGGGCGGCCTGGCTTTCGGCTGTGTGAGATTGGCGAGCAGGCTCTGCGCGAAGGGAAGTCTTGCCAGCGGCGCGAGCAGGCGCATGAGCGGCGTGATGTGGATCTCTTCGGGCTGGCTCTCCTTTGCGCGGACGTAAAACGTCTTCCATCCCAGCGCGGGGACGTCCCGCGCGGCGAAAGTGACGCTGGCGGAATCGGGTGAGCGGGCGCGGATGTGGAATTCCTCGATGGACGCGTCCTCCTGAAATTCCTGGAATTTGCGGAGGCTTTCGTTCCACGCGTCCAGCCGCGGGTTGGCGTTTTCCGCGACGACGACCTCCACGCGCAGGGCCGCGCCGTCGCGCTGGAAGCGGACATCCTGGATGGCGAGGTTCCCCGCGCGTCCCTCGTGGACCATGCCGAGCATCCCGCCCAACTCCTCGCGCTTCACGCGGACGTTGAGATGTTCGGCCGTTTTTCCGCTGGCGGATTGGCGCGGGACGACGTTCCCCGCTTCGTCCACGATCTCGAAATCTGCGACGCCAACTGGCAGGGAAATCTCAGCCGACGCAATGTCCGTGCGCGTCGCCGACAACGGATTAAACGCCACAATCGCCGACTGATAACTGATTACTGAAAATTGATCACTGGTTTTGACTGAACCCGCCAACGCCTCCAAACTCTGCCGCGTGATCTCCTCGCCGATCTGTTCGACCTGGTCGAAGCGCGGACGCATCTCTTCGTGGACCTGGTCTATCGAGCATCCGCAGATCGAGTCGTGCGGATGGTTTTGCAGGAGCAGCATCCATGCCTGGCGGAGCAAGGATGAAGGATGAAGGATGAAGGATGAATTGGGCGTGGGTTGATAAATAATATTGGCAAACGTGGAGAAAGGCTCGGCGTATTTTTCGAGCAGATTCTCGCAGGCGTGATTGCGTTGCTTGATCCACATGCGCGTGGACAAAACGCCTGGCAGGAGATGGGAACGTTTCGAGGAGCGGAGTTCCCCGACGACGACGGGAATTTCGGATTTACCCTTGGCGATTTGTGATTGGACGGCCTTTAGATAAGCGGGCAGCGTTGAGTGGACAACGCGATAATCCGCCAGTCCTTTGTTCGCGGCTTCGATGGCTTTGCTCGTCCCGCGCGGCGGCTCCATGTGGTCCGTGCCGAACATGACGAGCAGGTCTTGCGCGGCGGAATGAGGGGCGAGGGAATCGGCGGCCTGTTTGATCTGCTCGGTGAATTGCGCGGGATCGCCAGCGTTGAGACTCGCGCCGTTGCTGTACGAGTCGCGCAGGTAGAGCATCAGGACGCGCGTCCCGTCGGGGGATTGCCACCAGAACTCGGTCGGCTGGTCGTCGAGTCCGCGCCAGAGACAGGCGTTGTCAATGCCGAAGCCGCGCAGGATTTGCGGCATCTGTCCGATGTGACCGAACGAGTCGGGCATGTAGCCGATCGGCATCTTCGGCCCGAAGCGGCGCGCGTTCCTGTCGCCCGCCAGCAGGTTGCGGATGTGCGCTTCGGGGCTGACGAGGAACATGTCGGGGAGGATGTGCCAGGGGCCGATGAGCGCTCGCCCAGAGCGGATGAGACGCGTCAGCGTGGACTCGGCCTCGGGACGCATGAGCAGGTAGTCGTCGAGGACGATCGTCTGCCCGTCGAGCATGAAATGCTTGTAGCCGCGGTCGGCCGCGAGGATGTCGAGGAGACCGTCCACGAGATGGACGAGTCGCAGGCGGAACTGCTGAAAGGTACGATACCATTCGCGGTCCCAGTGGGTGTGAGAGACGAGGTGGATGGTTTTCATGGGGCGGGTTCCAAGTGTCAGGTGTCAAGTGTCGGGTGTCAGGTATCAGGTGTCAGGTGTCAGGCGTCAGGATATTCATCCTTCGTAATTCAGAATTAGAGTTTCACTCTCTCTTCCGTCAACTCCCGCGCTTCAGCCATCGCCGCCTCGCGGATGGAGATGGGGAAGCGGTTGTTCAGCGGGCTGAGACGCGCGCCGAGCGCGGTCGGTTCGTAGAAGCCCCAGCGCGCCAGCCAGCGCGCGCCGCCCGTCAACGCGACCGAGTCCTTGAGTTCCGCGAGAGTCGCCGCGTCCCAGCCGCCGAAGAGACCGTAGAGGAAGGCGTAGAGCGGGAAGGACGGCAGGATGCCGATGAAGAAGATCAACACGCTGGTGAGCTGCTCGCCCTTCCAGAGGAGGCCGTTGACAAGGGAGAGAATCCCGAAGTGCGCCGCGCCCGCCAAAATCGGCGCGAGAAGCGACTGCCAGACGTAGAAGCGCTGCGGGAAGCAGAGTCTGTGGTTGATGAAGTACGCCGCCACGCCTTTCATCGTCAACCCGACGAAGTAGGCGATGATCAGCGCGGTCACCTGGAAGCGCGCCAGCAAAATCCACGCCAAAACCACGCGGATGACCTGCTCGGAGAAAACGAGGATGGATTTGAGCCAGGGTTTGTTCGCGCCGAGTTGGACGTTATCGCCCACCCACGAGGGGAATTGGAACGCGCCCCAGATTGTGAGCGGGATGACGTAGAGCGCGGCGCGCTGGAACTCCACGCCCGTGGAGCCGAGGATGAATTTCGGCGCCACCGCCAGCAGCACCGCGCCGATGAAGGCGCTGGTCAGGGCGTTGTATTTGTAGGCCATCGCGCTGTAATACTGACTGAGAATCTTTTTGCCGCTCGAGATCGCTTCGGAGATGGCGGGCATGACCCCGTCGTTCAGCGTCTGCGTCACGTTGAAGGCGAAGATGAAATTCTGCGCCATGCCCCAGTTCCCCCAGATCTCGGTGTAGTTGATCAGCCGCGTCTGCGTGATGGCGATCTCCGCCGCCTGTCCGAACGACCACGCCGCCGAGCCGAGCATTTCGAACACGCCGAAGCGGAAGCTGGTCTTGACCACGTCCCAATCGAAGTGCGCTAGGAACAGGACTTTCGCGTTGTACCCCACGCGGCG
This DNA window, taken from Candidatus Denitrolinea symbiosum, encodes the following:
- a CDS encoding major facilitator superfamily (MSF) transporter, producing the protein MNRSLFFVALALFVWGVGEGMFFNFAPIYMQQLGSDPQQIGLILGGFGAAMAVTHVPAGFLADRFGRKPLLIAAWALGLLATVVMALARTIWPFVAGYLIYGLTAFVSSPLSSYMTAARGKWTVGQTLTFTTTMFSSGMVIGPLLGGWIGDRFGLRAIYAAAAGIFIASNAILLFIENQPIDRHDPVNPPVSLLSNTRFLRFLLVVGLGVFAMYLAQPLAPNFLRTERGLSLSQAGLIFTAGAFGNALLSFLLGQISPRAGYPISQALVGLFAFLLWRGGGLPLFALGYFLLGGFRAARPLALAQARELIHESQMGLSYGMMETVAAIVFILTPPLAGYLYERDPYLVYPIAIGLISLSVLVAVLFAPRPQPLATDR
- a CDS encoding hydrolase, giving the protein MLEIVSFTLGPAQTNAYLVADPDTRDAAVIDPAWDGRRILSAAQARGWRIAHLWYTHAHFDHIGGAAEIADALNPLPLVALHPSDHVLWRAGGGGAYFGFKIDPGPEPAIDFTHGQILRLGGSRFEVRYTPGHTPGHCVLYCADANVCFCGDLIFAGSVGRTDLPGGDWDTLEKSIREQIYTLPDETRLLSGHGEETTVGKEKRYNPFVSA
- a CDS encoding RluA family pseudouridine synthase; translation: MHILHLDEQIIVLDKPAGLPVLPDGWDRAAPYLVKMLETEYGKIWIVHRLDKFTSGVIVFARTAEAHRSLSLQFEKHEVKKVYHALVKGNPKWDEHTARHPLRANVGHKHRTVVDNRAGKPSVTHFRVLERFDGFCLLEAVPETGRTHQVRVHAAELGHPLLGDSLYGASPPSGRGPRRALISRPALHARSLAFTHPAAGETVAFDAEYPEDFASAMKKL
- a CDS encoding uracil phosphoribosyltransferase, with protein sequence MTNVFESKHPLVAHKLSLLRDKHTDSKRFRELVREIAALLAYEATADLQTVPRELETPLAKMTGAQLKETIGLVPVLRAGLGMVEGFWELMPSAEVWHIGLYRDEKTLKPVQYYNKLPVEPTVSVCIILDPMLATGGSATAAAEVLKHWGVKKIKYVGLIAAPEGIKAMQTAHPNIDIHIAAIDERLNERAYIVPGLGDAGDRQFGTG
- a CDS encoding radical SAM protein, MoaA/NifB/PqqE/SkfB family gives rise to the protein MKLSGLHILLTWQCTYECAHCFVWGSPRQKGALTLEQVEEILKQARDAGVRSIYFEGGEPFLYYAILAKGARIASEMGFSVGIVSNAYWANSVADAMENLQPFAGRIDDLTVSGDEYHCGECFGDCPQNALVAAKWLGIPTGLISIAQPEGHAPETHGQLRDEGQVMYRGRAVQLVGRAALHPWETFAECPHEDLRDPGRVHVDPLGNLHLCQGLVIGNLFEKPLRQICAQYDGDSHPICGPLLSGGPAALVTEYGLDHAPRYADACHLCYEMRTALRARFPALLAPDQMYGVEP